Proteins from one Listeria weihenstephanensis genomic window:
- the abc-f gene encoding ribosomal protection-like ABC-F family protein, with protein sequence MLLEINDVKKEIADRVLFEIPHLTANRGERIGIVGRNGLGKTTLLEIMVGEQTPDQGNVTRNGTVGYIPQILPEDAKLSGGEKTRKAVQRILAEQPNLLFADEPTSNLDVDSVKHLERQWKRFAGTLFVISHDRMFLDAICTTIWELDQARITVYPGNYSAYEAAKGLERDRAEAGYEQYQAKKRQLEESQEHHEKTAQGLRKPNKRFSSRQIRAAKPGKGVQEKKQHKTIKALEQRIDRLEKVDKPFRQKTIKITLPEGSQIKQGNTVLRTNKLSAKAGKKMLFSDATFSLKSGEKIALIGKNASGKTTFLRQIMNENDAVTRGDKVKIAYFDQQLKQVDLTKTLWENIKEVSVHDDQMNRDCLGSLQFVADDLVKDTTVLSGGERVKLSLAMILLSDANVLILDEPTNYLDINAMKALEELIDGYSGTVLFVSHDRTFVRKVATTLLVLENEKLQLFAGSYDEWEDAKKTSETRIEEDKLLIEMEMSAIAAKLMDPQLTAVKKAELEARYQEVVAKRK encoded by the coding sequence ATGTTACTAGAGATAAATGATGTGAAGAAAGAAATCGCGGATCGGGTGTTGTTTGAAATTCCGCACTTGACGGCGAATCGTGGTGAACGGATTGGGATTGTTGGGCGCAACGGACTTGGAAAGACGACGTTGCTTGAAATCATGGTTGGGGAACAAACCCCTGATCAAGGCAATGTCACGCGAAATGGGACGGTGGGATATATCCCGCAAATTTTGCCCGAGGATGCGAAACTTTCTGGTGGTGAGAAAACGCGGAAAGCGGTGCAACGGATTTTAGCGGAACAACCGAATTTACTTTTTGCGGATGAACCGACATCGAATTTGGATGTGGATAGCGTGAAACATTTGGAGCGGCAGTGGAAGCGGTTTGCTGGGACTCTATTCGTGATTTCACATGATCGGATGTTCTTGGACGCGATTTGTACGACGATTTGGGAATTGGATCAAGCGCGAATCACGGTTTATCCAGGAAATTATAGCGCGTATGAGGCTGCGAAAGGGCTGGAACGAGATAGAGCTGAGGCAGGCTATGAGCAATACCAAGCTAAAAAACGGCAATTAGAGGAGTCGCAAGAGCATCATGAAAAAACGGCGCAAGGACTCCGAAAACCGAACAAACGCTTCTCCTCAAGACAGATCCGAGCAGCGAAACCGGGAAAGGGTGTCCAGGAGAAGAAGCAACATAAGACAATTAAGGCGCTCGAACAACGAATAGACCGTTTGGAGAAAGTTGATAAGCCATTTCGCCAAAAAACGATTAAAATTACGTTGCCAGAAGGAAGTCAAATTAAGCAAGGAAATACGGTGCTGCGGACGAATAAATTGAGCGCGAAAGCAGGCAAAAAAATGCTGTTTTCAGACGCGACTTTTAGTTTGAAAAGTGGTGAGAAAATAGCGCTAATCGGGAAAAATGCGAGTGGTAAAACAACATTTTTACGTCAAATTATGAACGAAAATGATGCTGTTACGCGAGGAGATAAGGTTAAAATTGCTTATTTTGATCAGCAGTTGAAACAAGTGGATCTTACAAAAACATTGTGGGAGAACATCAAAGAAGTCAGCGTTCATGATGACCAAATGAATCGGGATTGTCTTGGTAGTTTGCAGTTTGTTGCGGATGATTTGGTGAAAGACACAACGGTTTTATCTGGTGGAGAGCGCGTGAAGTTGTCGCTGGCGATGATTTTACTGAGTGATGCGAACGTGCTAATTTTAGATGAGCCGACAAATTATTTGGACATTAACGCGATGAAGGCATTGGAAGAGCTGATTGATGGCTATTCTGGAACGGTTTTATTTGTATCACATGATCGGACTTTTGTGAGGAAGGTTGCGACGACACTTTTGGTTTTGGAAAATGAGAAATTGCAGCTGTTTGCTGGTAGTTATGACGAATGGGAAGACGCGAAAAAGACGTCTGAAACGCGTATAGAAGAAGATAAATTATTGATCGAAATGGAGATGTCGGCTATCGCGGCAAAACTGATGGACCCGCAATTAACGGCAGTGAAAAAAGCCGAGTTGGAAGCGCGTTACCAAGAAGTGGTTGCAAAACGAAAGTAA
- a CDS encoding formate/nitrite transporter family protein, whose translation MGAYYTPQETVDETIKKGVAKAETSTFALVILGFLGGAFISLGYLLYIRAVGTMPHEWGSFATFIGASLFPVGLVCILLGGGELITGNMMVVALAWFDRKISMKQLLRNWGIVTIMNFVGAIAIAFFFGHFVGLTEGDFLAKTIATAGAKIKDPFWVAFVSGIGCNWFVSIAVWLCYAAKDFTGKILGIWFPVMAFVAIGFQHVVANMFIIPAAIFAGSYSWGDFINNVIPVYFGNVVGGAVFVALFYYLAYKKNLAKEKEFEAKIPAEE comes from the coding sequence GTGGGCGCATACTATACACCACAAGAGACAGTAGATGAGACAATTAAGAAAGGGGTCGCAAAAGCAGAAACTTCCACATTCGCACTCGTTATTTTGGGTTTTCTCGGTGGTGCGTTTATCTCGCTCGGCTATTTACTCTATATTCGCGCGGTTGGAACGATGCCACATGAATGGGGAAGTTTCGCGACATTTATCGGAGCTAGCCTGTTTCCGGTAGGCTTGGTCTGCATTTTGTTAGGTGGTGGCGAACTGATCACAGGAAACATGATGGTCGTTGCGCTGGCCTGGTTTGATCGCAAAATTTCGATGAAGCAGTTATTGCGTAATTGGGGAATTGTGACAATTATGAATTTCGTGGGAGCGATCGCGATTGCCTTTTTCTTCGGGCATTTTGTCGGTCTCACAGAAGGCGATTTTTTGGCTAAAACCATTGCTACGGCGGGGGCGAAAATAAAAGATCCGTTCTGGGTCGCCTTTGTGTCAGGAATTGGCTGTAACTGGTTTGTAAGTATTGCGGTTTGGCTTTGCTACGCGGCGAAAGACTTCACTGGCAAAATTCTAGGGATTTGGTTTCCCGTTATGGCATTCGTAGCTATCGGTTTTCAGCACGTTGTCGCCAATATGTTCATCATTCCAGCGGCGATTTTCGCAGGAAGCTACTCGTGGGGTGACTTTATTAACAACGTGATTCCAGTTTATTTTGGGAATGTTGTCGGCGGGGCTGTGTTCGTTGCCCTATTTTATTATTTGGCTTATAAGAAAAATTTAGCGAAAGAAAAAGAGTTCGAAGCTAAAATTCCAGCAGAAGAATGA
- a CDS encoding GyrI-like domain-containing protein, which produces MALSAARFEEHEGFSAVALVWKGTFEEAFHGEVHKTIKKMQNWAESQDSLKYDGTLFGMSVHNLEDGFTHYSAVKANWKPENVPDDMEWIEIPAHTYFVCDHLPGTDINETYTEVAERIKARDYRPYITAEYPVFDALPFKIEVYNMIDKPRHEQGFHIMIPVVKHLE; this is translated from the coding sequence ATGGCTTTATCAGCTGCACGGTTTGAAGAACATGAAGGATTTTCTGCGGTTGCTCTTGTTTGGAAAGGCACTTTTGAGGAAGCGTTTCACGGTGAAGTGCACAAGACGATCAAAAAAATGCAGAATTGGGCGGAATCTCAGGATAGCCTGAAGTACGATGGGACTTTATTCGGGATGTCTGTTCATAATTTAGAGGATGGCTTTACGCATTATTCGGCTGTCAAGGCCAATTGGAAGCCAGAAAATGTGCCAGATGATATGGAATGGATTGAAATTCCAGCACACACTTATTTTGTTTGCGATCATCTTCCTGGTACCGATATTAATGAAACATACACAGAAGTCGCAGAACGCATTAAGGCGCGCGATTATCGACCATATATTACAGCGGAATATCCCGTTTTTGATGCCTTACCATTTAAAATTGAAGTATACAACATGATTGATAAACCGCGACATGAGCAGGGGTTCCACATTATGATTCCAGTAGTGAAGCATTTAGAATAA
- a CDS encoding uracil-DNA glycosylase translates to MQNDWQVLLKEEQEKSYFKALQDFIEEEYATKTIYPPRDAIYHALDLTSYADTKVVILGQDPYHGPNQAHGLSFSVASDEAKFPPSVRNMFKELESDLGVTRADINLTDWAEQGVLLLNTVLTVEAGKAASHRKKGWETFTDTIIKRLNEKDEQVIFVLWGNDAKKKQVLITNPQHKVITAVHPSPLSAYNGFFGSKPYSQINTYLKEAGKTPISW, encoded by the coding sequence ATGCAAAACGATTGGCAGGTACTTTTAAAAGAGGAGCAAGAAAAATCATATTTTAAAGCATTGCAGGATTTTATAGAGGAAGAATATGCGACAAAAACGATTTATCCGCCGCGTGATGCAATCTATCATGCGCTGGATCTCACCAGTTATGCGGATACGAAAGTCGTTATTTTAGGGCAAGATCCATATCACGGACCGAATCAGGCGCATGGGCTCAGTTTTTCTGTGGCATCCGATGAGGCGAAATTTCCGCCATCTGTTCGCAATATGTTCAAGGAATTGGAATCGGATCTGGGTGTAACGCGGGCAGATATTAATCTGACGGACTGGGCGGAGCAAGGCGTGCTACTACTCAACACGGTTTTAACGGTCGAAGCTGGAAAGGCGGCATCTCATCGTAAAAAAGGATGGGAAACGTTCACTGATACGATTATAAAACGACTAAATGAAAAAGATGAGCAGGTTATTTTTGTGTTGTGGGGAAATGACGCGAAAAAGAAGCAGGTGCTCATAACAAATCCGCAGCACAAAGTAATAACAGCGGTGCATCCAAGTCCATTATCGGCGTACAATGGTTTCTTTGGAAGTAAGCCCTACAGCCAAATTAATACCTATCTAAAAGAAGCTGGAAAAACACCGATTTCTTGGTAA
- a CDS encoding VanZ family protein, with amino-acid sequence MQRRLSWLFIGLALVIIVTLFISSSQTYEQQSLVSNLDKILANKPFEKQLSAISFHYAGSEISIAAKGYSSFVEFFIRKGAHFFSYAVLGFSLFVGLGAWLKKSWLILTLSAGIPLAYAALDEFHQMLTGGRTPLVQDVMLDFTGALFGILIGYVIIKRVNKSAA; translated from the coding sequence TTGCAACGCAGATTATCATGGTTATTTATTGGCCTAGCTTTGGTCATTATTGTTACTCTCTTTATTTCATCATCCCAAACGTATGAACAGCAGTCATTAGTATCTAATTTAGACAAAATATTGGCGAACAAGCCATTTGAAAAGCAATTATCGGCCATATCGTTCCATTACGCAGGTTCTGAGATTAGCATCGCAGCGAAAGGATACAGTTCTTTTGTCGAATTTTTCATCCGGAAAGGTGCGCATTTCTTCTCTTATGCTGTGCTTGGTTTTAGTTTATTTGTAGGACTCGGTGCATGGCTCAAGAAAAGTTGGTTAATCCTAACGCTCAGTGCAGGAATCCCGTTAGCGTATGCAGCTCTAGACGAATTCCACCAAATGCTGACTGGCGGCAGGACACCACTTGTACAAGATGTTATGCTAGATTTCACAGGAGCCCTTTTTGGCATTTTGATTGGATATGTGATCATCAAACGCGTAAATAAAAGTGCAGCATGA
- a CDS encoding SDR family NAD(P)-dependent oxidoreductase: protein MTKKVFITGANKGIGKEIAYQMGKNGWTVLIGARDESRGIAAADELKAKGIDATYVNVDLQSHETITAAANTIKSQHADLTMLINNAGIPGDMRKPGYEFTVDELRPVVETNVFGTFDLTQQLLPVLEANSGRILNMTIPIGMSDFFNPFAYKTSKAALNAMTQSFAQNFMQAGKAVEIFGIMPGGVTTDLNDNMTGDFMKTVPEAGKLITDIIFDGINHNGEIINFNGKVADYNNGLF from the coding sequence ATGACAAAGAAAGTCTTTATTACAGGCGCTAACAAAGGAATCGGCAAAGAAATCGCATATCAAATGGGGAAAAACGGCTGGACTGTTTTGATAGGCGCGCGTGATGAGAGTCGCGGGATTGCAGCTGCAGACGAGCTTAAAGCGAAAGGTATTGACGCAACGTATGTGAATGTTGATTTACAAAGTCATGAAACAATCACAGCCGCAGCAAATACGATTAAATCACAACATGCGGACCTTACCATGCTAATTAACAACGCGGGAATTCCAGGAGACATGAGAAAACCGGGTTATGAGTTTACGGTCGATGAGTTGCGACCAGTTGTAGAAACCAATGTTTTCGGTACGTTCGATCTTACGCAACAATTGCTCCCTGTCCTTGAAGCCAACAGCGGACGAATCTTAAATATGACGATACCAATTGGCATGTCTGATTTCTTTAATCCCTTTGCTTATAAAACGAGTAAGGCGGCACTTAACGCGATGACACAGAGTTTTGCGCAGAATTTTATGCAAGCAGGAAAAGCCGTTGAAATCTTTGGCATCATGCCTGGTGGTGTAACAACCGATTTAAATGATAACATGACAGGCGATTTCATGAAAACTGTTCCTGAGGCTGGTAAATTAATTACAGATATTATTTTTGATGGGATAAATCATAACGGCGAGATCATCAATTTCAACGGTAAAGTCGCGGATTATAATAACGGCTTGTTTTAA
- the groL gene encoding chaperonin GroEL (60 kDa chaperone family; promotes refolding of misfolded polypeptides especially under stressful conditions; forms two stacked rings of heptamers to form a barrel-shaped 14mer; ends can be capped by GroES; misfolded proteins enter the barrel where they are refolded when GroES binds) produces MAKDIKFSEDARRAMLRGVDQLANAVKVTLGPKGRNVVLEKKFGSPLITNDGVTIAKEIELEDRFENMGAKLVSEVASKTNDVAGDGTTTATVLAQAMIQEGLKNVTAGANPVGIRRGIEKAVGTAIEELKAISKPIEGKESIAQVAAISSGDEEVGKLIAEAMERVGNDGVITIEESKGFATELDVVEGMQFDRGYSSPYMVTDPDKMEAILENPYILITDKKINNTQEILPILEQVVQQNRPLLIIAEDVEGEAQQTLVLNKLRGTFNVVAVKAPGFGDRRKAMLEDISILTGGQVITEELGLELKSTTMEQLGNAVKVMVTKEATTIVEGAGNSAQISTRVNQLRAQMEETTSEFDKEKLQERLAKLAGGVAVIKVGAATETELQERKLRIEDALNSTRAAVEEGIVSGGGTALVNVYNKVAAIEATGDEATGVKIVLRSLEEPVRQIAHNAGLEGSVIVERLKNEKIGVGFNAANGEWVNMIEAGIVDPTKVTRSALQNASSVAALLLTTEAVVADHPEENAGGGVPDMGMGGMGGMM; encoded by the coding sequence ATGGCAAAAGATATTAAATTTAGTGAAGACGCACGTCGCGCAATGCTTCGTGGTGTTGATCAATTAGCAAATGCTGTAAAAGTAACATTAGGACCAAAAGGACGTAATGTCGTTCTTGAGAAGAAATTTGGTTCACCTCTTATTACAAATGACGGTGTAACAATTGCGAAAGAAATCGAGTTGGAAGATCGTTTTGAAAATATGGGTGCAAAATTAGTATCCGAAGTTGCAAGCAAAACAAATGATGTTGCTGGTGACGGAACTACAACAGCGACAGTTTTAGCACAAGCAATGATCCAAGAAGGACTTAAAAACGTAACAGCTGGCGCGAACCCAGTTGGTATTCGTCGCGGAATTGAGAAAGCGGTTGGAACTGCTATTGAAGAACTAAAAGCAATCTCAAAACCAATCGAAGGTAAAGAATCGATTGCACAAGTTGCCGCGATTTCCTCAGGAGACGAAGAAGTCGGTAAACTGATCGCAGAAGCTATGGAGCGCGTTGGTAACGATGGCGTTATTACAATTGAAGAATCAAAAGGCTTCGCCACAGAATTAGATGTTGTCGAAGGTATGCAGTTTGATCGCGGTTATTCAAGCCCGTACATGGTTACAGATCCAGACAAGATGGAAGCTATTTTAGAAAATCCATATATCTTGATCACGGACAAAAAAATTAACAACACGCAAGAAATCCTGCCAATTTTAGAGCAAGTGGTACAACAAAATCGCCCACTTCTTATTATTGCAGAAGACGTAGAAGGCGAAGCACAACAAACTTTAGTTTTAAATAAATTACGCGGTACATTCAATGTTGTGGCTGTAAAAGCACCAGGATTTGGCGATCGTCGTAAAGCGATGTTGGAAGATATCAGTATCCTAACTGGCGGTCAAGTGATCACGGAAGAATTAGGCCTTGAGCTTAAATCGACGACAATGGAACAACTTGGTAACGCTGTGAAAGTAATGGTAACCAAAGAAGCAACAACTATCGTAGAAGGTGCTGGAAACAGTGCTCAAATCTCCACTCGTGTGAACCAATTACGTGCACAAATGGAAGAAACAACATCAGAATTCGATAAAGAAAAATTACAAGAACGTTTGGCTAAATTAGCTGGTGGCGTTGCAGTCATTAAAGTTGGCGCAGCGACAGAAACGGAATTACAAGAGCGTAAATTGCGTATTGAAGATGCTTTGAACTCTACTCGTGCAGCTGTTGAAGAAGGAATCGTATCCGGTGGTGGTACAGCCCTTGTCAACGTCTACAACAAAGTAGCAGCAATCGAAGCAACTGGCGACGAAGCAACTGGAGTTAAAATCGTTCTTCGTTCACTAGAAGAGCCAGTTCGCCAAATCGCGCACAATGCTGGTCTTGAAGGATCTGTCATTGTAGAACGCTTGAAAAATGAAAAAATCGGTGTTGGCTTCAATGCAGCTAATGGCGAATGGGTAAACATGATCGAAGCCGGCATTGTCGACCCAACTAAAGTAACACGTTCCGCATTACAAAACGCATCATCCGTTGCGGCGTTACTTCTTACAACAGAAGCAGTCGTAGCTGACCATCCAGAAGAAAACGCTGGTGGCGGCGTTCCTGATATGGGAATGGGCGGTATGGGCGGCATGATGTAA
- the groES gene encoding co-chaperone GroES, translating into MLKPLGDRVIIEVLEAEEKTASGIVLPDAAQEKPQEGKVVAVGSGRVLDNGDTVALEVAENDHIIFSKYSGTEVTYDGKDYLIVRESDVLAVIK; encoded by the coding sequence TTGTTAAAACCATTAGGAGATCGCGTTATTATCGAAGTTTTGGAAGCAGAAGAGAAAACGGCAAGTGGTATTGTATTACCAGACGCAGCACAGGAAAAACCACAAGAAGGTAAAGTGGTAGCAGTCGGAAGTGGCCGCGTGCTTGATAATGGCGACACAGTTGCACTTGAAGTAGCAGAAAATGACCACATTATTTTCTCTAAATACTCAGGCACAGAAGTAACATACGACGGAAAAGACTATTTGATCGTACGTGAGTCAGATGTGCTTGCAGTCATCAAATAA
- a CDS encoding CPBP family intramembrane glutamic endopeptidase, producing MNRRYWYVLLTYFAAYFSSLIGAPIVMGILRAVTDLSRQQIVTYSAVYWSVFSNFLAVIIIWLLLRKQAPSTKIEKGQPLPVGTSIGYAVVGVIFLFLGQYIALFIMSIFGITGISQNTELMSELTRMVPIMIIFTSVLAPILEEIIFRKIIFGELASRINIHMAAVISSVLFGLAHIDLAYLLVYVVIGLIMCYLYTKTKRIAIPIIAHILMNIIVMIPQLT from the coding sequence TTGAATAGACGTTATTGGTATGTGCTCTTAACATACTTTGCTGCTTATTTTTCTTCTTTAATAGGCGCCCCAATTGTAATGGGGATTTTACGAGCGGTTACTGATTTATCAAGACAACAAATCGTCACGTATTCCGCGGTTTACTGGAGTGTTTTTAGTAACTTTTTAGCGGTTATTATTATTTGGCTCCTCCTTCGTAAACAAGCACCTTCGACAAAAATTGAGAAGGGACAGCCACTGCCGGTTGGAACAAGTATCGGCTATGCGGTTGTTGGTGTAATATTTTTATTTTTGGGTCAATATATAGCTCTTTTCATTATGAGTATATTTGGTATCACTGGCATTTCTCAAAATACAGAACTTATGAGTGAATTAACTCGTATGGTTCCCATAATGATTATTTTCACCTCAGTTCTGGCACCTATACTTGAAGAAATTATATTTCGTAAAATTATATTTGGGGAATTAGCTTCCCGAATAAATATTCATATGGCTGCTGTCATAAGTTCTGTCTTATTCGGCTTGGCCCATATAGATTTAGCATATTTGCTTGTATATGTTGTGATTGGACTAATTATGTGTTATCTTTACACAAAAACAAAAAGAATTGCCATACCCATTATAGCCCATATTTTGATGAACATTATTGTAATGATTCCTCAACTCACCTAA
- a CDS encoding YdiK family protein, whose protein sequence is MNKPLSLQGLIYLVLAVVFVYFAVNQVNNNGWTILTYLMIAMSTVNFVTGIKFISIGLSKKK, encoded by the coding sequence ATGAATAAACCATTATCGTTGCAAGGACTTATTTATTTAGTTCTCGCTGTTGTTTTCGTGTACTTTGCAGTAAATCAAGTAAATAATAATGGCTGGACAATTTTGACTTATCTAATGATTGCAATGTCTACCGTCAATTTTGTAACTGGAATTAAATTTATTTCTATTGGCTTATCTAAGAAAAAATAA
- a CDS encoding DNA glycosylase AlkZ-like family protein, which produces MLTKKEITEIRLQKLGMNQPYKDPTAFMQQAIALQSQNHQPALVNFLQHVDMTWEEAEAFFEEQHVIKIWANRLTLHTFLISDWELVFRVFGTRTNIVHRICKKEGVDLAAVLAQMDALGRKQEIVSRKELEAIIGDYSAQVTSSIIAQAAMQGIFRLLPSSDTIRNYTHRIWLGDFEEWEAEQTKDLEAMMTLIRRYLAGYGPATWNDFRHWSGLNVGEIKAATLKLEDELDTFTLDEETYVMLKNDKPLIQESRVFLTGKFDQAVIAYKDPTWIMTEAQRKSAWTVNGHCSAIIVAENRAVGLWKYEWKKKTLVFTVSYFEEACYEELVKRELERFAMRFGKQSIEFEYKGLQK; this is translated from the coding sequence ATGCTTACAAAAAAAGAAATAACAGAAATCAGATTACAGAAACTTGGGATGAATCAGCCATATAAAGATCCAACCGCATTTATGCAGCAGGCGATCGCACTACAATCGCAAAATCATCAACCGGCGCTTGTGAATTTTTTGCAGCACGTGGATATGACTTGGGAAGAAGCAGAAGCGTTTTTTGAAGAGCAACATGTGATTAAAATATGGGCAAACAGGCTGACATTACATACTTTTTTAATCAGTGATTGGGAGCTAGTTTTTCGCGTTTTTGGTACGAGAACCAATATAGTACATCGGATTTGTAAAAAAGAGGGCGTTGATCTAGCGGCAGTTTTAGCTCAGATGGATGCGCTCGGACGGAAACAAGAAATCGTTAGCCGTAAAGAATTAGAAGCGATTATTGGCGATTATTCCGCGCAAGTGACCTCGTCGATCATTGCCCAAGCGGCGATGCAAGGTATTTTCCGATTGTTACCATCGAGCGACACGATTCGAAATTATACCCACCGGATTTGGCTGGGAGATTTTGAAGAGTGGGAGGCGGAGCAAACGAAGGATCTGGAAGCGATGATGACGCTGATACGCCGTTATTTAGCAGGTTATGGCCCCGCAACATGGAACGATTTCAGGCATTGGAGCGGACTAAATGTTGGTGAAATAAAAGCAGCGACACTGAAATTAGAGGATGAATTAGATACATTTACTTTGGACGAGGAAACCTACGTGATGCTAAAAAATGATAAACCGCTGATTCAGGAAAGCCGCGTATTTCTAACAGGAAAATTCGATCAGGCGGTAATAGCGTATAAAGATCCGACCTGGATTATGACAGAAGCCCAGCGTAAATCAGCTTGGACGGTGAACGGGCATTGTTCCGCCATTATAGTAGCCGAAAATCGGGCTGTTGGACTTTGGAAATACGAATGGAAGAAAAAAACGTTAGTATTCACCGTTTCTTATTTTGAAGAAGCGTGTTATGAGGAACTTGTGAAGCGAGAATTAGAACGATTTGCCATGCGATTTGGGAAACAATCAATAGAATTTGAATATAAGGGTCTGCAAAAATAA